Part of the Ursus arctos isolate Adak ecotype North America unplaced genomic scaffold, UrsArc2.0 scaffold_4, whole genome shotgun sequence genome, GCAGCACGGGGCCTGGGACTGCTGGAGCCCCCACGCTGGTTGCTTCTGGCCTCATGCAGCCTTGTCTGTTTACCTCAACAGGCCACATCTCCATGCGTGTGAGTGTGATTCTAGCATCTTCAATGGGTaacatgacattaaaaaaaagtaggtaGCATTGGTCTAAGGCACCCTTTGGCTGagattttatgacattttatgatattttctttttgtacatttattttcaatttgctTTAGTACTAAGCCCAAAGACCCAAGAGTGTCAGAATGTGACTTTAGAAATTTTGAAACTCTTCCATCACAATATCTAAAAATAACCACCATCATTCAAGAATTGATACACTAAAATGACTGATTCTATACTGATCACCATGAATAAAGCTTTATCCCAATTAATTTTACTGGTAATGaccttatttaagatttttagttgaaaaataaacattttctctaatacacatattcacacacattATAGCCTTACTCACcaaccattttcatttttacgTTTGGAGAGTATCTGTTCCTTATCCACAGAAACATTACGGGAAACACCTAGAGCAAAGTAACAATAATGTATTAATGTGGTTTGTTGTAATACACATGCAGATACTTAGAGACCCTCTAATTCAATTTTTACTTTAGAattcagagaagcagaaaaaataagAGCCCAGAGTCACATATACACAAGGGTGGTTCAAAACTAAATGTATAGAGGTCTTCtggaaaaaagatggcagaatgagagtaatttctttctcttccctgaaaACCACTGACAttaataaaatgagtaaaattagAGGGGAAAATTCAACTGCCAGTAACACTTGGAAATATTAGAAATTCAATCATAGACTACCAAGAATACCTGCAAGGTATAATAAAGTTGGGATACACCCAAGAAAGATGCTAAAAGTCAATGTATACATCCCCAGGTTCAAATGCAGAGCTCTCAGGGACCTGGACAAAAATCTTCTATTTAGACCATCAACAGTTGACCGCAGAAGCAGGAAACATTTCCACAGGATCCAGGTCCAGGATCCAATAAAGGAAGGGAtaggggaagaagggaaatgaaGAAGGAACATCACACCTAAAATGTCCAAAGCAATTGATTTCCCCTCCTCCAGGCTACCTGAACGGGGTGAATTCCACCTCTATCTACCTAGCTGCCCAAATCAAAAAGCAGGGTGTCATCCTTGAGTCTTCATCTCCTCATCCTGTTCCCCCATATCCACTCCCCTGATAAGTCCTGTCGATTCCACCTCATAAATCTCACTCACGCTCCCAAGCCATCACTACCTCCTCTTGCCCAGACTATTGCACTAGCTCCTACTGACCTCCAGCTTCCATACCTTCTCTTCCCTTCAGTGCTTCCTCCAAATAAAAATCTGGGTCATATCACCTCCTTGCTTAAACGCCTCGCTCACTAGAATAGATTCCAATTCTGAAGAACAGCTTCCAAGGCCCTGAATTTGCTGGTACCCTCCTTTCTCCCTTGTAttgctttcttcttcattctgtTCTTTAGTCACACtagcctcagggtctttgcactagCTGTTCCCTGACGAGAAAAAGCAAAGAGCAGATCGGATAATTGTATATGTAGTCAAGTTGCCATTGGTgtaaaagagaacagaaagacaTTTCAACCACTCAACCTCGAAGttttcttgggggtgggggtggggaggatctACTGATGATAATTAATGAAATAACtcagaaatgagaaaactaaTTATAAACTTTCTTGTATTAATGAGAATCCTGGAGTTGAAAACCaaattcatataaatattatattaaggTTCAATGACCATGCTATGGCTACAGAACAGAACTTAAATGTTATAAACCTtgacaaagtaaaaataatcaaACTAACTCAAACTGAGGCAGGAGGGAATGGAAATTAGCCCAAGagttcatttctttatatttcatggcAGCAGTGGTGAATAAGGGCAGTAAATCGAATTATCTAAagctgataattttttaaaatctaaaaactgatatagaaaaagtaaataacagaagcgtttttatatataaaacaaaacaaaacagcatgtggcaaaagacagaaaaggctgtaaaaacagaaagtacaagcaaaataaaagatttaacaCCAAACATACTATTTCTTGCCTACCAAAAAAAGACATTCTCCTACAATACCAAAACTTTCAACCCATGTACATGCTGTTCTAATGGCAGCAACTCTGGAAACAATCTAGACCTCTATCAACAGACACAGATTGGGAGGATTAAGGGTATCTCTGTGGTGAATTTCTGCCCCAATTATTTATAGAATTCAGAGAATAAACTGTATCTGGAAAACCACAAGTCCAAAAAGAATAGCCATTTTTACAcccattcaaaaaaatatatgtgaaccACTCCCCTAAATAAATACTATGAAATCAACAATATGAGGGAATAGCGGAGAAACATACAGGTAACTGGCAATATTAGAAGCTAGAACTTAAGCCACCTTCTTGACTTTTTTTACTATTAACTCCTTCCTCTCCAATTTTGAAGGGattgttggtatttttattacaagtttcccttaaaaaaaaattctgatagtAATGTGTTCTGACAACTCTATGGTTGTTAACACTTCAGAGTAAAGGCGTCTGCTAGCACAACTAATAAGTTAAGAAAAATCAATCCTGACAGCCCCCTGCAGGAATCAGGTGGCTGAAGAGCTTAATTTCCTAAATAAACCattaacaatattatttatgAATTAACAGCTAGCTAATTTCTGTGGGGAGTAATGCGGAGTGGCAACACCCCAAATGCTTacagttttgttggtcatttcttACTGAGCAATGCTCATAAAGACGCCGATTGAATCGCTGCTCTTCTGGGCTGGGGGAACCCCATTAAAGGACCCATCACTCGTGAGCCCAAGGTGCAGGGGtgaccctccttctccccttttcctgGGACATCTCACCTTCTCAgagttttctgcttttaaaaacccTAGACAGCCCCAAAACCCCCGCGCATTCTCCTGCCGGGCGATCCAGGTGAGGCAAGCCTGGAAAGAAGGGGGCCCCaagctcttccccaccccctcacccccccacaccccaactTTCCACCCAGGCGAGGCAACTGACAGCGCAGCAAGATGCAGTTGGTATCCTCCTGGCTCGTCACCCAGCTCATTGAGTCGCCCAGCGGCCGCCTGCAGCCGGAGCACAGAAACACCAGCGGCCTGTCCTCCTCTTCGGCGGGTTCCGCAGCCTCCTCGCGCCGCTTCCCCTCTGCACAGCCCACCGACGCGTTCCCGCTCACGGAGTTCCACATGTTTGCCCACTTCTGCAGCAGCTGGTGACGGCTCGAGTCTTCCGAGAGCCGCCTTCCCAACAGAGAGGAGTCGCCCCACTTGCCCTTGTCACCGCCACACGTACAGCTTGTAGAAGAGCATCCTTTGCAACAACTGGACGGCCAAGCGCCCGCCATTCCTCCAAACGGCCCGCGTCGCGAAGCGCCACGGGAAATGCGCGCCTGCGCctgcgcggggcggggcggggcggggcgaggaGGCGGAGGCCGGAGAGGGGCGGTGGCCTGAGGGGCAGAGCCTAAGGGGAAGAGACGGCGGGCAACCCGCTAGTGCGCATGCTCCTTATCGGGCTGAACCGCGCCGGGTCGTCTCTGAGGCTGAGTCCGTTTCCATCTTTAGGGACTTGAAACTGCTAGAGATCCGGCTGCCAGTACTTGGGGAGCGGTATTGAGCCCCTTTACTAGTTACTAAAGTGAATACGCCTCCCCACACACCACCCAGAGAAGAGTAGGGGAGCACGCCTGCTTTCTACAGcctcattcccccaccctctaTGTTACAGCCCCTCAAAGTTTAGAGTGCCTAAGAGTCACCTGGAAGCTGGTTAAAACAGATTTCTCGGCCCTTCACAGATCTAGTCAATGGGTTCGGTGGGCCACGCGTAGTAACCGTGAGGCGAACTGTAGAAAGGCTATTTGCTTTTCCTGAGTCTGATTCTTCATGGATTATATGGGTCACTACTGCACCGGGGTTGTTACGAGATCAAGTGAGATGATATGCTTGAAAATGCTTCAACTCTCACGTACCGTGTCCATGCCAATTAGCCTCCAATAGGTGGAAATTGCGCTCCCTCCTACTTTTTTTGTGTGCAGGCAAGCCTGGCCTCCCTGGACTGCTGTTTTCAAGCACAATAATATCTCCGGGTACAACATTGATAAAACCCACATCTGTTCTTTAAGTAAGTGGGTAGTAACCTCGGAATTCAAAGGGATGATCTCCTTGTCTCAGACTTTGGGTTCTTATTGTCAACACTTAAATTCTGTGGTGGCATATCACAGTAAAGAAGGAATGCAAAGAGGGGCTGCCTGATTGGTTTCTCGCCTGTGCACTTTTACCTTAGTAGGCCCATTTCcctattaataataattattattataattataatacaaattatattttacaactgTATTACTCTaaagatgaatatatatatatatactatattaaaacattttctttggccttaaagtgcctttttttcttctgattttaaaagaaatttaagcaTTTTCATTGGACTGTAAAAATATCATGGGCCCTAGGCACTGTGCCTAACGGAGAAGTCGTCCCCAATGCAAAATGAATCCCTCTGTAATCACAAGTATGTTTgtattatgaatataaaatatgtagatCCCCACAAAACCGTATTTTATGTGGGGACAAAATTAGATGCTTGAGTAAGATAACCTTGGACTGGGTGATGGCAGGTGCTTCCTGAACAACCATTCCAACCCTTCCTCTTAGTTATACAGCTGGGAGATTTGCATAAAGTTGAGTCCAAACCCCGTGTCCACTAACATCACCTCTAATTCCAGGAATGGATCCCCAGAGGTTTAACCCAATCGGGGTAACCCATCTCTCTTCCACAGTCACTGTGCAGTGAAGACTCCTACCCAAGACTTGAGTCAATCAGCACATTGTGGTCCCCTGGCGATAAGGATCGGTTCAAGTTAAGAGCCTGACCTAAGTTATCAAGTTTGGTCCAGTCAGAGTAAATCTCAAGACTCTTGTTCAGTGGATGAGGGAAGACATGTCCTCTTTGTTCCCTGGGTATGAACAAAGAAGCACATACCCAGATTGCTTAAGGCAGCCATCTTGAAAACATGGAGATGGGCAGAACTGAGAGATCACAGAGAAACTGAGCACACAACCTCCGGACTCTTTCAGTTATGTGAGCCAACAAATCCTCTTTATTGTGGAAGACGGTTTGAACTGTTTTGTTTTATCTAGCAACTAAAAGTGTATGTAATGGTCTGATACGGTATGTTAATATTGAGATTTTGACTGAGACTCCAAGATGAGATAAAAATGACatgccaaggggcgcctgggtggcacagcagtaagtgtccgccttcggctcagggcgtgatcctggcattctgggatcgagccccacatcaggctcctccactatgagcctgcttcttcctctcccactccccctgcttgtgttccctctctcgctggccgtctctatctctgtcaaataaataaataaaatcttaaaaaaaaaaaatgacatgccAAAACATGTGTGAGACAGATTGCCTCCCTCGCCTGAAAGGATCCTCAGAGCAGATGGTGGAGACTTAATTCCCTCCTGCCCTTAAACCTCCTCCCACATTTTGGCAATATTAAGGACTGGAAAAAATGGTGACCGAGATCATTTCATAAGAAGGATTTCTTTGGAGATAGGCTGGGCTATGAGTTCAACTTCTCTCCAGTAGAGAAGGTGAAGGGTATCTGCCCCCTTGCCTCAATTCAGCCGAGAGGAGACTTTGAGGAACTATTTGCAGTGCCTCTGGGTTCCCAGGTGTTTGGGGATACAGTGACCAGCAGGAGAGTCAGTCTGTTAAGCTGTTTTGGTGGTACAACAAAGATGAGTCAGATAGGTTGTCAACCAGATATGAACTTTGCTGGTTCAAACTTCCCACCTGGAATCTTAAATTCTGCCCAAGATAACCTGGAAGGATGAAGATTCTCCAGAGGTGAGCATTCAAGTGTGAAAAGGTTCTCGGAAGACCAACCCAAGGGGAGACCTTCCTGGGTCACAGGTGAGCAGCTGGGGGTGAGAGTGCAGGGAGTTTCTGAGGGGGCCAGGAGAGAGTTGGTTCTAACCATGCCAGGCCAGAGGGTGCAAAGCCAGGATATGATAGAACCAATTCAAGCGAAAACCATTTTGTCCCTTTTGTCCCCCATTTCTGCCTAGGAATCAGAATAGCGGGAAACAGGTAaggtgaaaaaagaaagcagggccAGCCACACACCCTTCCCCCACTAGAGGAAGGTGTCCACCTACATGTGCCACCTGGGGGAAGAGGGTAACAATTCTTATCCTGGAAAGAAGACTGCAGTGTTGATTACTATCTTGGACTGGACACTATCATTCTGTCACTGAGATTCTGTCTGCGACTGAAGTAGGTGCCTAATTGTTCACTACCTAAGAGAGTACACTCAAATTGCAATAACATGGGGAGGGGTTCTTTTCAAAGCGTCAAATGAGAAAGGTATAGACAGCATGAAGGAGAGATCCTCATGGGATCAGGAACCCATGTTAACAGCCTTGACCcacagggatggggggaaggCATTCTCCCAGAGGAAAGAGAGCTATGAAGAGCATACCACTTTGGGAGGGTCACCCTTCCATCAAGGGATGCAGCCAGCTGAGTGGACCTCacaaggagagaggcaggagattAAATTCCTTGACCTTGTTCTCATCCCTTCCTCCAGTTTCCTGCTGGGGCTCCCCATTTCCCAAGTTCCACCAGCATCCCTAGGGCACATAGCATATTGATGTGGTCCATACAAGTCTGGTTGGTGAATGCATCTGCAGGGGCAAATGGGGAGGGAACCCCACACACAGTCTGCCCTTGTCCTGATCTAGGGGCAAAGGAAAGCCTGTCCTTAACAAATAAGTTCTAAGGTCATAGTAGGAAGCAACATTCAAAATAAGATTCCATGTTGATTCCGTCCTTCTATCCTTCTTGATCAACATAGTGGTTACTCAGACTACCTGATTCAAACCCTCATTTCTGGCTGGGTTCAAAAGCCTTGCTATCATTAACAACAGATGACAGTGAATAAATACCAATGGCTAGCAGCAGTAGAAAGAGAgatggacaaagcaggaaaatataactaggggagagaaggaacaaaaaaaagggggagaagaaacaaatgagaCCCCGACAATTTTGCTGGAAGAACGTATGCCTTTTGCAAAGTGCATCGGCACTTGAGGAAAATCCGAAATTAATGGCTGCTAATCACAATCATGAACTAGATTTTAATTGCTACACTTCCTTACCCTTACACAAGCAGGACAATGCGGAGTGATTGCAGGTCCCTGGAGTCAGTCAGCTGGCCCGTTAGTGTGTAGAGAGCTGGCTACAGCTGCATTTGAGGACCACTTGGCCCAACTCTTACTGGTGGAGATACTGGGAGCCAAACGGCATCCACAGctgccttccctgaccatctGGCCAAGAGCATGCCATGCTGGGCACTCGGCCCCCTGTGACCTTCTGGCACAGTCAGAGACCTCCTCAGGGGGCTACAATGTACTATGGGAAAAGCTTGGTTATATATTTCTATCTGGGCTTCAGGCGTAAAACAACAGAGATATGCCTCACCTTCTTAAAAAGCCTCAGAGGCAGGATGTTCTTTAAATagttctgcttccctctcctATTTAATGTGTGGAATCACGCTTTTCTGGTCTTTAACAGATATTTCATTCTCAGGcaagttaaaaaagaataaggagaaaaCGTGATTTTCAGTAAATTCGAAATATAGTTGGGCTGGGAGAGAATCACAAAGATGCTTCATCTACATGTCTCGCTCCACAAATAGAAAGGCTGAGGCCCAGCCTGGTTCAGGAGTCACGGATCTAATTAGTGGCAGGgacagtggacatctgggctgttatATGTCCAGCACCCTCCCCCTCTTCTTGGGAAAACTGCTCCACTCCCTCCCTTGTTCCAGCAGGGTGGCTGTGGTGGGGCTTCCCATCCTGAAGGTCTTACCCAATGCGTACCACACCCCACACCACCACCTTCCTGGCCACAGAGATTGGCTCTAAGTGAGCAGGTGTCAGAATCCAGAGCCGTCGTCAGCCAGGCCCCCAGCTACGTGGAACATCCTGACATGACGCTGACCCTCAGGGAGAAACAAGATATGAGGTGCAGATCAAGAGTGGCGGTGGCATCCCCACTCCCGCTGGTCTCCCTCCAGTTCTGGGGGCACCCCTCACGGCACGTTCCCATTAAGAAACCCGCTGGTGTTTAATTAAACTAGATAGAATCGGGTTTCTGTCACTTACTGCCAAGAATCCTGACAAATACACAGACTTCAGTCTAGAACCTAGGTCCCTGGACCCCAAGTACAGTAGTCACACCACTACACCAAATGGTTGAAATATAATACCATATATTTAATAGTGCCTTGTAGTTTTCAAAACACAGTCTTTCAAGGGGGCTAATTCAGGAGAATTACAACATCATGTAACAGAAGAATGCTTTTCcagtataaaattctttttttttttaaagattttatttatttatttgacaaagagaggcagccagggagaaagggaacacaagcagggggagtgggagaggaagaagcaggctcccagcaaagaagcccaatgtggggctcgatcccacaacgccaggatcactccctgagccgaaggcagacgcttaacgactgtgtcacccaggcgcccctccagtatAAAATTCTTAAGTCAGCCTCCTCTCACTTTCTTTCCAAGCATTCCTTTGTTTCCCCTGgttctttccattgtttttattatgttcagttagccaacatataggacatcattagtttttgatgtagtgttcaacaattcatcagttgcatataacacgccGTGCTCAttaccacatgtgccctccttaacacccaccacccagctaccccatccccccacctgccctcccttctgtaacACTCATTTTTTCCCCCGGAGTCCAGAATCttctatggtttgtctccatctctgatttcttacccttcagatttccctcccttcccctatggtcttctgtgctattccttatgttcaacatatgagtgaaaccatatgataattgtctttctctgcttgacttatttcactcagcataatcccctccagttccatccatgtcaatgcaagtggtaggtattcatcttttctgatggctgagtaatattccgttgtatatatgaaccacatctcctttatccattcatctgttgaaggccatttttttgtaaatatacaGCCAGAGGAAGGTCTCAGGGAATAAGTCTTTTATGCCTGTACCAAACACCTATAAATCTCCTTATTAACTAAGGGGAAGTTCTCTAAACTCAACACAGACTGATCAAAAAGTGAAGATTGTAAGTCCTGAATCTGGAATAATACTGAAGAGACCATATGTATCAAAGATGCAAATTATGTCTCTTTAGAGAGATTGGAGGCAATGTTGCATCCACAGTAGAAGAATTGGAAAGTAAAGTTtaagaaaattcacagaaaatagaataaaataactaAGAAACATAAAAGGTGGGAAAAAAGATCAAACGCATAAGCAATCAGTCTGGGAGGTCCAACATCGAATAGCCAGATCAAGTAGACAGGGGAGACAAAATAAAGGAGaacaaataatcaaagaaataatacaatataatttctcagagctggggcacctggatggctcagttggttaagcatccgactctttatctcagctcaggtcttgatcttagggtcacgagttcaagtcctgtgttgggctccatgctgggcatggagcctactaaaataaaataataaaacaaaacaaaataaaataaaatagccaacTGCCCGAATCGAGAAATGAAATAATCTCACACCAAAACTTAGCATTGTGAAATATCAGAACTCCAATGCTTCAGAGAAGATTCCaaagtttcaaaaagagaaaacacaagaatCAGAGTAGCATTACATGTGTCACCAGCAACTCAACTTCGGTTAGCTAGAAAGTTCAAAATTCAGAGGGCAAATAAGTTTCAGACAAGAACTACATATCCACTCAAATCATGATCCAGGTACAGTTGACGTTTTCAGACATAACTGAAGGTAGAAAATGTATCTTCACCATATCCTTTCTTATTCGAAAATGTGTGTGACAAGAAATGTGTGATGTGAGGTCTCactaaaagaaaagcaaatatttaatatagGAAAAGATTCTCtgccacatttattttaaaaccacacCGAAAATCAATAGCTCACCTATCGATTTGATAAAATTTAGAAGTTTGACAACATAATTTGTTGTGCAGGAAAACAGGTAGTTTGATACACTGCTGATAGTGTTATAACCTCCACGGAAAGGAATTTGGCAGTATCTAACACAATGACCTTAGTATGTAGCCTGCGACAGATTTCTCACTTTCAGGAATTGATTCCAAAAATAGGCTAAAAACAAGAACACAAGGAATTGCAGCACTATTTGCAACTGCAAAGACTGAAAACAACCGAAACATCCGTCAACTAGGAACTGGATGAATAAGTTGTACCGTATCCACACAACGGCAGCATGATGCAtttgtggaaaagaaagaaagatctctcCGTGCCATAGAAATATCTCCAGAATAAGtagttaagtaaaaaaaaaaaggtttaaaaaatgtattttgttattttatatctaaacatgggggaagggaaagactGAATACTTCTACTTTAAAAATTGAAGGATAAACCAAAAACTTTTAGAAAGTGCTCACTCGAGTGAAAGTCACAGGCAGGGCACACAGGAATAGAAGCTAGAGGTCTACAAATGGACCTTAGTTTGTGTATTTGACTTCGGAATTGTAAGGTTATTTTACATgattataaaactaaattttttttaaaaagctaatctctaaaaattgaaatatttaatgtatttagtGGGTGGCAAACTTCATAGGGAAGAACTGTTTCAGGTGACTTTAAAACATGATTTTGACTATACAGACCTTATTGGAGATActcaaataacaacaacaacaaccaaatgCCCCCTTCATAAAAAGTCTCAGATTGTTTTCAGTAATCACGTTGTTCCTATTGCTGATATTGAAATTGTTATTACAAGACCGTTTAAGTGTATATTGCATTTTGAATAATTATGTTAGTATTGTTTGGAACAGGATTTTAAGTTTTGGAGAAAAGAGATACAGCTAAGAAAGATAAGGCTAGGTTAAGAAAGAtaagaataagataaaattaCAACTCTACGGTTGTTATTTTGAACTGGAAGTATCTGTATGAACTCATGatgttttttatcttaaaaaataaatataacccaggggcgcctgggtagcgcagtcgttaaagcgtctgccttcggctcagggcgtgatcccggcgtgccgggatcgagtcccacatcgggctcctccgctgggagcctgcttcttcctctcccactccccctgctgtgttccctctctcgctggctgtctctctctgtcaaataaataaataaaatctttgaaaataaataaataaataaataaataaataaataaatatatcctgGCTCCCTACATTGAATGGACCTGAACATGTAACCAACTCAATAGCAACACACACCCTTAGCACCCAGATTATGATAGCTAAACACCATTTCCCATTAAAAGAAACCAGGAGTCCTTGGGAAAATAGCTGAATCCATGGTCTGGggtaagaaatgaacaaaatgagcCTGGGCCATCTTGTCGTTCCAGAAAACAAGGAAGTTGTAGAAACCAAGGCAAAGCAAACTACCAATGTAACCAACATGAAGAAGCTCTCACTGTGCATCCCTAATGGTAATAGCTGTGATGGACTAGAACACAGCAAATAGATTTAATTGCATGAGCTCATAATAACTTTACAAAAAAATCCTCTCACTGTTCCCTGGGAGGAGCTAGAAACCCcaatcattattttgaaaactggcaattaaacaaacaagtaaatcaAACATTTATCCcaccttggggctcctgggtgactcaattggttCGCTGTggaactcttgatttaggctcaggtcatgatctcagggtcgtgagatcgaggcCCCCTGTggggactccatgctgggcatgaagcctacttcagattctctctctccctctgcctctccccacccggCGCATGCTCCCTTtctcaaaacacaaacaaacattTATCCCACCTTGACATGAATTGTACCTCAGGTAACCGAATAATTCATGAAGGAAggttgttcttttttgtttgtttttaaaggacagtagctaataaatgaagaaggaatggtAGAGGAAGGTGATCGCCATTTTTACAATGCTCACTGGTTGGTAATatcacaaaaaaagagacaaccagaCATTTTGTGTGTCTTGAGGGAAGGACACCACCCACCTACGAGGAACCCTTGCCAAAACATCAAGCCAAAGCCTCTAGATCTAACTTGACTCTCCAGGAAATACAGGGAATGCGGAACATGACTAACTCCACCATGGCATCCAACTCGCAAGCCCTTCAGGGCAATAACCCATTTCCtcaacaaataaattgcaagctcaaaaaaaaaaaaaaaaaaaaaaagaga contains:
- the MIS18A gene encoding protein Mis18-alpha; protein product: MAGAWPSSCCKGCSSTSCTCGGDKGKWGDSSLLGRRLSEDSSRHQLLQKWANMWNSVSGNASVGCAEGKRREEAAEPAEEEDRPLVFLCSGCRRPLGDSMSWVTSQEDTNCILLRCVSRNVSVDKEQILSKRKNENGCILEPLHCAGCSLSLGYVYRCTPKNLDYKRDLFCLSVEAIESYILGSSEKQIVSEDKELFNLESRVEIEKSLKQMEDVLKALQTKLWEVESKLSFTSCKS